Proteins encoded within one genomic window of Solea senegalensis isolate Sse05_10M linkage group LG11, IFAPA_SoseM_1, whole genome shotgun sequence:
- the slc35a2 gene encoding UDP-galactose translocator — MGAGNHSQALAEKPATRSQNEVNRKLKYASLAVLVIQNASLILSIRYVRTLPGDRFFTTSAVVMAEVLKVLTCVIIILLEKRLNVKETSLFLVDAVLVQYKDTLKMAVPSLIYTLQNNLQYIAISNLPAATFQVTYQLKILTTALFSVLMLRKTLTRVQWVSLLLLFMGVAIVQVQQEGNKEASVSDASNQNYVVGLVAVVISCLSSGFAGVYFEKILKGSSASVWVRNVQLGIFGTSLGMLGLWWNDGAAVAEHGFLFGYTNMVWCVIFNQAFGGLLVAVVVKYADNILKGFATSFSIIVSTVMSIYLFAFHVDLLFTAGAGLVIGAVYMYSLPKAPGGGSGSSSSPPSTSSSSTAASTKGGDELEAFLPKCAGKQKGS; from the exons ATGGGCGCCGGGAACCACAGCCAGGCGCTGGCAGAGAAACCAGCGACCCGGAGTCAGAACGAAG tCAACAGGAAGTTGAAGTACGCCAGTTTGGCTGTGCTGGTCATCCAGAACGCCTCACTCATCCTCAGCATCAGATATGTCCGCACGTTGCCCGGCGACCGTTTCTTCACCACGTCGGCGGTGGTCATGGCCGAAGTCCTGAAGGTCCTGACGTGTGTGATCATCATCCTGCTGGAGAAGAGAC TGAACGTGAAGGAGACGTCATTGTTCCTCGTGGACGCCGTGCTGGTCCAGTACAAAGACACTCTGAAGATGGCGGTGCCGTCGCTCATCTACACGCTGCAGAACAACCTTCAGTACATCGCCATCTCTAACCTGCCAGCCGCCACCTTCCAG GTGACCTATCAGCTGAAGATCCTCACCACAGCTCTCTTCAGTGTCCTGATGCTCAGGAAAACTCTGACCAGAGTCCAGTGggtttcactgctgctgctctttatgGGAGTGGCCATCGTTCAG GTGCAGCAGGAGGGAAATAAGGAGGCATCGGTGTCGGATGCGTCTAACCAGAACTATGTGGTGGGTCTGGTTGCCGTGGTGATCAGCTGCTTGTCGTCGGGCTTCGCCGGCGTCTACTTTGAGAAGATCCTGAAGGGAAGCTCCGCCTCCGTGTGGGTGAGGAACGTGCAGCTGGGGATCTTCGGCACGTCGCTCGGCATGCTGGGACTGTGGTGGAACGACGGCGCCGCCGTGGCCGAGCACGGCTTCCTGTTTGGCTACACCAACATGGTGTGGTGCGTCATCTTCAACCAGGCGTTCGGCGGCCTCCTGGTTGCCGTGGTGGTGAAGTACGCTGACAACATCCTGAAGGGCTTCGCCACGTCCTTCTCCATCATCGTCTCCACGGTGATGTCCATCTATCTGTTCGCCTTCCACGTGGACCTGCTCTTCACGGCGGGGGCGGGGCTTGTCATTGGGGCCGTCTACATGTACAGTCTCCCTAAAGCACCTGGTGGTGGcagtggctcctcctcctcccccccctccacctcctcctcttccacagcAGCGAGTACAAAAGGAGGCGACGAGCTGGAGGCGTTTCTGCCAAA gtgtgCGGGTAAGCAGAAAGGCTCCTGA